In the genome of Pelagibacterium nitratireducens, one region contains:
- a CDS encoding helix-turn-helix domain-containing protein, translating to MQMHIARLEQPRTSLTGSPPISSERRSMSVEMRREGPFSASFSATSDLVIIRHVGGEISADVYYSDRAYSRTLAEGGVLVIPPHSAFRLRVEQGGLNLYAALALPQGVAVTGSRDRRPDLSRPLMLASDEVLDGLLNMARDVVDIPMGVSSNLLDSLASTILSHLTCAHAEQDDNKHRLLSNPHKTSSTMVTRAVEYMIGNLDRSITLSEVGGHVRCSASHLGRLFKTHLKASPHRYLLGLRVERAQLLLTATRLPIAHVALECGFASQEHLTRHFRRLSGTTPAAYRRAQVDT from the coding sequence ATGCAGATGCATATTGCGCGGTTGGAACAACCCCGCACGTCGCTCACAGGCTCACCGCCGATTTCCAGCGAACGCCGCAGCATGAGCGTGGAGATGCGCCGCGAAGGTCCATTTTCAGCTTCATTCAGTGCGACGTCGGATCTCGTGATCATTCGCCATGTGGGCGGCGAGATTTCAGCCGATGTTTATTATTCCGACAGGGCCTATTCCCGAACACTCGCGGAGGGTGGCGTGCTGGTCATTCCACCTCACAGTGCCTTCAGGCTACGAGTGGAACAAGGTGGTCTCAATCTTTACGCGGCGCTTGCCCTGCCCCAGGGCGTGGCGGTGACAGGCTCACGTGACCGTAGGCCTGATCTGAGCCGGCCGCTGATGCTCGCTTCGGACGAGGTGCTCGATGGCCTGCTGAATATGGCGCGCGACGTCGTCGATATCCCCATGGGGGTCAGTTCCAATTTGCTCGACAGTCTGGCGAGCACAATACTGAGCCATCTGACCTGCGCCCATGCGGAACAGGACGACAATAAGCACCGTCTTCTTTCAAATCCCCACAAGACCTCAAGCACAATGGTCACCCGCGCCGTCGAATATATGATCGGCAATCTCGACCGCTCAATCACCCTGAGCGAGGTGGGTGGGCATGTGCGGTGTAGCGCCTCGCATCTGGGGCGCCTGTTTAAAACGCACCTCAAGGCTTCACCCCACCGCTACTTGCTGGGTCTGCGTGTCGAAAGGGCCCAATTGCTGCTGACAGCAACGAGGTTACCCATCGCCCACGTCGCACTTGAATGCGGGTTCGCAAGTCAGGAACATCTCACGCGCCATTTCCGTCGCCTGAGCGGCACTACTCCCGCCGCCTATCGGCGGGCGCAAGTCGACACCTAG
- a CDS encoding antibiotic biosynthesis monooxygenase family protein: MANTRIDTGQSLLTVIVVVTVEPDQQEAFLKRLEEMVATFTRHQPGFVSSAIHASEDGGMVVNYSQWSDRSAFEAFRDHPNAEWHIGALDDVCQSMDARVMPPHFVYSQ, translated from the coding sequence ATGGCAAATACGCGCATCGATACCGGACAATCGCTCCTGACCGTGATTGTTGTCGTGACCGTCGAGCCGGACCAGCAGGAGGCTTTTCTGAAACGGCTCGAAGAGATGGTCGCGACATTCACCCGTCATCAGCCTGGCTTTGTCTCCAGCGCTATCCATGCTTCCGAAGATGGAGGCATGGTCGTCAACTATTCCCAATGGTCCGACAGGTCCGCTTTCGAAGCTTTTCGCGATCACCCGAACGCGGAATGGCACATTGGAGCGCTTGATGATGTCTGCCAGAGCATGGACGCGCGCGTTATGCCCCCTCACTTCGTTTATTCCCAATAG